The proteins below are encoded in one region of Sebastes fasciatus isolate fSebFas1 chromosome 16, fSebFas1.pri, whole genome shotgun sequence:
- the zswim7 gene encoding zinc finger SWIM domain-containing protein 7, protein MKMRSFLPAVAEQLFRDIQKTYQETSQIPDDLLIALKFVFGPCALQALDLVDQHSVTCLSSPSGRKAFQVMGGSGCLYTCFVSCHYCPCPAFAYTVLRRNEGPLCKHILAVYLCQAMSVTQQESVSDQQMSMLLSGTAEP, encoded by the exons ATGAAAATGCGTTCATTTCTACCTGCAGTGGCCGAACAGCTTTTCAGAGATATTCAAAAAACATACCAGGAAACGTCCCAAA TTCCTGACGACCTGCTTATTGC GCTGAAGTTTGTCTTCGGACCTTGTGCGCTGCAGGCTTTGGACCTTGTTGACCAGCATTCAGTCACCTGTCTGTCGTCACCCAGTGGACGCAAAGCATTCCAG GTAATGGGAGGCTCGGGTTGTTTGTACACCTGCTTTGTGTCCTGTCACTACTGCCCGTGCCCGGCCTTCGCCTACACAGTGCTCCGCAGAAACGAGGGCCCGCTG TGCAAACACATCCTGGCTGTCTACCTGTGTCAGGCCATGAGTGTGACTCAGCAGGAGAGCGTGTCTGATCAACAGATGTCCATGCTGCTCAGTGGGACAGCAGAGCCGTGA